A stretch of the Candidatus Binatus sp. genome encodes the following:
- a CDS encoding MtrB/PioB family outer membrane beta-barrel protein, translating to MNLKRLLAGCGTMALVLSVVSPALAQVDLGQFTADGSVEAGAIPQPVPYNDVAKYQEYRDLAQQFIVPKLQLILGDKAENYYVQFDAVDVAQKNQMYSLRFGEYGLLDVQAKFIEIPHYFSDHVASTPYDESGGNFSLSSKPTATGAALQSWLGENSKPFDMSLLEGVADINVRYTPTPSLSFSANMDLQNPTGQQPFGGSFLFGANPGTFKVNELWVPTQYYTYNFGTGMEYSKNGWLIGFQYQGSFFVDDYSTLTWDNPATAGVGSACTDSATFTSTGMTGPCQGRAAMYPNNQAHNFIVNGAGQLPFNTHVMGSLEYGFWLQNAPFIPLTSNSTMRQSLGSVGAPNSLGGDVRPFFANFTIDSNPIEPLDLKATYSYFDYDNQTPAITFTGVKSLNDVSDPQTPFTAYPFSFSEQDLSFEPTYRITDTLAAHFNIKWQTNHNAGLEVLQQDQTSYGPSLDWNPYPWLTFRADYQHAHRDSPGYNNNRTSLVQVLGGDPGAIEELQDLRRFDEATLDVNQTSLYASVQPIETLTLFTAFSYDDDNYPSTDFGLQHTSSYSPSVGASWDPLAGVHLFSDYAWQAYDWNTRSLDESTIPAPKPPAGKTPAWTAIGRNQGSNIDFGMDIAIPPNRILPRPSHLKLQYTYTVGSNSTHQAGDTAAATSAIDYPSVGSQFQELIVQYEYELRDNVAINIGYYFTHYGENNFMVDQMGNYMPHASANSTFLGNTVMSPYNANVGFITLKYKF from the coding sequence AGCGGTTGTTAGCCGGATGTGGAACGATGGCGCTTGTGTTGTCGGTGGTCTCGCCGGCATTGGCACAGGTCGATCTCGGGCAATTCACGGCGGATGGTTCGGTCGAGGCGGGCGCCATTCCCCAGCCCGTCCCCTATAACGACGTGGCGAAGTATCAGGAGTATCGCGATCTGGCGCAGCAGTTCATCGTCCCGAAACTCCAGTTGATCCTGGGCGACAAGGCGGAGAACTACTACGTCCAGTTCGACGCGGTCGACGTTGCACAAAAGAACCAGATGTATTCGCTGCGCTTCGGCGAGTACGGTCTGCTCGATGTTCAGGCAAAATTCATCGAGATCCCGCACTACTTCAGCGACCACGTCGCGAGCACGCCGTACGACGAAAGTGGCGGCAATTTCAGTCTATCCTCGAAGCCCACCGCTACCGGCGCCGCCCTCCAGTCCTGGCTGGGAGAGAACAGCAAACCGTTCGACATGAGCCTGCTCGAAGGTGTCGCGGACATCAACGTGCGCTATACGCCGACGCCGTCGCTGAGCTTCAGTGCGAACATGGATTTGCAGAACCCCACCGGCCAACAGCCTTTCGGCGGCAGCTTTCTGTTTGGCGCCAACCCGGGAACTTTCAAAGTAAACGAACTCTGGGTGCCGACGCAGTACTACACCTATAACTTCGGCACCGGCATGGAATACTCGAAAAACGGATGGCTGATCGGTTTCCAGTACCAGGGTTCCTTCTTCGTTGACGACTACTCCACCCTGACTTGGGATAACCCCGCTACTGCCGGAGTAGGCAGCGCATGCACGGATTCGGCAACTTTCACCTCCACCGGGATGACGGGTCCCTGCCAGGGACGGGCAGCCATGTACCCGAACAACCAAGCTCACAACTTCATCGTGAACGGAGCAGGTCAGCTTCCATTCAACACGCACGTGATGGGCAGCCTCGAGTACGGATTCTGGCTCCAGAACGCTCCCTTCATTCCGCTTACGAGCAACAGCACGATGCGGCAGTCATTAGGTTCGGTCGGAGCGCCCAACAGCCTCGGCGGCGACGTGCGTCCTTTCTTCGCCAACTTCACGATCGACAGCAATCCGATCGAGCCGCTGGATCTGAAGGCGACCTATTCCTATTTCGATTACGACAACCAGACGCCGGCGATCACCTTCACCGGCGTTAAGTCGCTCAATGACGTGTCGGACCCGCAGACGCCTTTCACCGCTTATCCCTTTTCATTCTCGGAGCAGGACCTCAGCTTCGAGCCAACCTACCGCATAACTGATACTCTGGCCGCGCACTTTAATATCAAGTGGCAGACCAACCACAACGCCGGGCTGGAGGTGCTGCAGCAGGATCAGACCAGCTATGGACCCTCGCTCGATTGGAACCCATACCCGTGGCTGACTTTCCGGGCGGATTACCAGCACGCGCACCGCGACTCGCCGGGATACAACAACAACCGCACTTCCCTGGTCCAGGTGCTTGGCGGTGACCCGGGAGCGATCGAGGAGCTTCAGGACCTCCGGCGCTTCGACGAGGCCACGCTCGATGTGAACCAGACTTCGCTCTATGCCTCCGTGCAGCCGATCGAAACCCTCACGCTGTTCACCGCCTTCAGTTACGACGACGATAACTATCCCTCGACCGACTTCGGCCTGCAGCACACTTCAAGCTATTCACCGTCGGTGGGAGCCAGTTGGGATCCGCTTGCAGGCGTGCACCTTTTTAGCGACTACGCATGGCAGGCGTACGATTGGAACACACGGTCGCTTGACGAGAGCACAATCCCCGCGCCGAAGCCTCCGGCGGGGAAAACGCCGGCTTGGACCGCCATAGGCCGCAATCAGGGCAGCAATATTGATTTCGGCATGGACATCGCGATACCGCCCAATCGCATCCTGCCGCGGCCGTCGCACCTGAAACTGCAGTACACCTACACGGTTGGCAGCAACAGCACCCACCAGGCGGGGGATACCGCGGCGGCAACCTCGGCGATCGACTATCCCAGTGTCGGCAGCCAGTTTCAGGAGTTGATCGTTCAGTACGAGTACGAATTGCGCGACAACGTCGCGATCAACATCGGCTACTACTTCACCCACTACGGCGAAAACAATTTCATGGTGGACCAGATGGGGAACTACATGCCGCATGCAAGCGCAAACTCGACATTTCTCGGCAACACCGTCATGTCTCCCTACAACGCCAATGTCGGATTCATAACCCTGAAGTACAAATTTTAA
- a CDS encoding cytochrome c, producing MTESLKTKIRSRLWILTASVIPAVAALALISTTARAADLTAAASSFSDTCAKCHGPEGKGNGPKAAELKDKDGKPVAIGDLSDCAKMSKITDDDMFKELKEGGAAVGKSKFMTPYGDAMEDDEIKAMVAYVRTLCKK from the coding sequence ATGACGGAGAGTTTGAAAACGAAGATTCGATCGAGGCTGTGGATATTAACCGCGTCGGTTATACCGGCAGTTGCCGCACTGGCGTTGATCTCGACCACCGCCCGCGCAGCCGATCTCACGGCCGCGGCCAGCAGTTTCTCGGATACGTGCGCTAAGTGTCACGGCCCGGAGGGCAAGGGCAATGGCCCCAAGGCGGCCGAACTGAAGGACAAGGACGGCAAGCCGGTCGCCATCGGAGATTTGTCCGACTGCGCCAAGATGAGCAAGATAACCGACGATGACATGTTCAAGGAGCTGAAAGAGGGCGGCGCGGCGGTGGGCAAGAGCAAGTTCATGACGCCCTATGGCGATGCGATGGAAGACGATGAGATCAAGGCGATGGTCGCGTACGTCAGAACCTTGTGCAAGAAGTAG